The proteins below come from a single Elusimicrobiaceae bacterium genomic window:
- a CDS encoding AAA family ATPase produces MTLSCAPHEHIELTDEFKHGLCLLEAPAEIYPLIFITGKAGTGKTTLLKFFARNTSKNAVILATTGIAAVNVHGQTVHSFFHLKPGNLLDLENLKKLPRRTVEAIDTIIIDEASMLRADLLDAIDHILRISTHDDRPFGGKQIILFGDLFQLPPVEENRSEGLFDYFHSIYQSPYFFDARVVRETKIEVFELQRIFRQKGDKSFAYLLNKIRENKVSQVELDEKLNSRINQQEPSDLDNAIILSPTNEGASWRNNNYLARLSGKEFVYSAVVDETFKKKAVPAEYCLRLKRGAKIMMLNNHPQDYWVNGDIGTVYDLGEDFIKVELKGNIYQVEPHLWEDVKYVYNALKQKLEPKTNGFFKQYPLKLAWAITIHKSQGLTFDGIYLDIGRGAFAPGQTYVALSRCRSLEGVCLKRKISLSDIRCDSRVTAFFQTIRGKTPFLGS; encoded by the coding sequence ATGACTTTATCCTGCGCTCCCCATGAACACATAGAATTAACTGATGAATTTAAACATGGCCTTTGCCTTTTAGAAGCACCAGCGGAGATTTATCCGCTTATTTTTATTACAGGTAAAGCCGGTACGGGCAAAACTACTTTGCTTAAATTCTTTGCGCGTAATACCTCTAAAAATGCCGTTATATTGGCCACCACAGGGATTGCTGCAGTTAATGTACATGGGCAAACGGTACATTCTTTTTTTCATTTAAAACCGGGTAATTTGCTGGATTTAGAAAATCTTAAAAAGTTGCCCCGCCGTACTGTAGAAGCCATCGATACTATTATTATAGACGAAGCCTCCATGCTGCGGGCTGACCTTTTAGACGCGATAGACCATATTTTGCGCATCTCCACACACGACGATAGACCTTTCGGCGGTAAACAAATTATTTTGTTTGGGGACCTTTTCCAACTGCCTCCGGTAGAAGAAAACCGCTCTGAAGGATTGTTTGATTACTTTCATAGTATTTATCAAAGCCCATATTTTTTTGACGCACGCGTAGTCAGAGAAACCAAAATTGAAGTCTTTGAGTTGCAGCGCATTTTCCGTCAAAAAGGTGATAAGAGTTTTGCTTATTTACTCAATAAAATACGAGAAAATAAAGTATCCCAAGTAGAGTTAGACGAGAAATTAAATTCTCGCATCAACCAACAAGAACCCTCTGATTTAGACAATGCTATTATTTTATCGCCTACCAATGAGGGGGCCTCTTGGAGGAATAACAACTATTTGGCAAGACTTAGCGGAAAGGAATTTGTTTATTCAGCCGTAGTAGACGAAACCTTCAAAAAAAAGGCCGTACCGGCGGAATATTGCCTGCGTCTAAAACGCGGAGCAAAGATTATGATGCTCAACAATCATCCGCAAGATTACTGGGTAAACGGAGATATCGGCACCGTCTATGACTTGGGAGAAGATTTTATTAAAGTAGAACTCAAAGGAAATATCTATCAGGTAGAGCCTCACCTTTGGGAAGATGTGAAATATGTCTACAATGCTTTAAAACAAAAATTAGAACCAAAAACAAATGGTTTCTTTAAGCAATATCCTTTAAAATTGGCTTGGGCTATTACTATTCATAAAAGTCAAGGACTTACCTTTGACGGGATTTATTTAGACATTGGGCGAGGCGCATTTGCTCCGGGTCAAACCTATGTGGCACTGAGTCGCTGCCGCTCTTTGGAAGGGGTCTGTTTAAAACGGAAAATTTCTCTTTCCGACATTCGTTGTGATAGCCGAGTGACGGCCTTCTTTCAAACCATTCGCGGAAAAACACCTTTTTTAGGTTCATAA
- a CDS encoding PTS sugar transporter subunit IIA, translating into MKITDLLKEGSILLGAQVGSKQETIEQAVKLMSANGNVKDEALYKQAVLNREEQSSTGVGEGIAIPHAKTSAITAPGLAAMTVPAGVDYDSLDGAPVHLVFLIAAPESGENAHLEILSRLSTMLMDETFRKDLLEAQDKKDFLNIIDRAEAATFAQEEAQSCEEKTGYDVLAVTACPTGIAHTFMAAEALEKAAAKAGISLKVETNGSAGIKNALTAQDIADAKGIIVAADKAVEINRFNGKRVIFVKVSEGIHRPAELLEQAMHGQVPVFQATAQAVEATNGPKDSAWRKIYKYLMNGVSHMLPFVIGGGILIALSFLFDSANAGTPQFGTGNPLSSFFNQIGGLSFGMMFPILAGYIAMAIADRPALMPGMVGGFLAKTGLSLTLPQELWQPSGFLGALAAGFLAGYLMLALRKLTSRLPASLEGIKPMLLYPFLGILGMGAIMVFVVNPPMAWLNTGMNEFLASMSTGSKVFLGLLLGGMMSVDFGGPINKTAYVFGTASLASQQYDIMAAVMAGGMVPPLAIALSTLFFKNRYTKAERQTTASNFVMGFSFITEGAIPFAAADPLRVIPSCAIGAAVAGALSMWFGCGSPAPHGGIFVAGVMTHAGYFLVSLLAGSLVGMFLLALLKKPLPVEK; encoded by the coding sequence ATGAAAATAACCGATTTATTAAAAGAAGGTTCTATTTTGTTGGGAGCGCAAGTAGGTTCTAAACAAGAAACGATTGAACAAGCCGTCAAACTGATGAGTGCCAACGGCAACGTAAAAGATGAGGCTTTGTATAAACAAGCCGTATTAAACCGTGAAGAACAAAGCAGCACCGGTGTGGGGGAGGGAATTGCTATTCCGCATGCTAAAACCTCCGCTATTACGGCACCGGGCTTGGCTGCTATGACTGTTCCGGCAGGGGTAGATTATGATTCCTTAGATGGTGCGCCGGTTCATTTAGTTTTTTTGATTGCCGCACCCGAGAGCGGTGAAAACGCACATTTGGAAATTTTGAGCCGTCTTTCTACGATGTTGATGGACGAAACCTTCCGCAAAGATTTGTTGGAGGCTCAAGACAAAAAAGATTTTTTAAATATTATTGATCGTGCCGAAGCCGCCACTTTTGCGCAGGAAGAAGCCCAATCCTGTGAAGAAAAAACAGGTTATGATGTGTTGGCTGTCACAGCCTGCCCTACGGGTATTGCTCATACTTTTATGGCGGCAGAGGCTTTGGAAAAAGCCGCTGCCAAAGCCGGTATTTCCTTGAAAGTGGAAACCAATGGATCGGCCGGTATTAAAAATGCTTTAACGGCTCAAGATATCGCCGATGCAAAAGGCATCATCGTAGCAGCCGACAAAGCGGTAGAAATTAACCGTTTCAACGGAAAAAGAGTGATTTTTGTAAAAGTGTCTGAAGGCATTCATCGCCCTGCGGAACTTTTGGAACAAGCCATGCATGGCCAAGTGCCTGTTTTTCAGGCAACTGCCCAAGCGGTAGAAGCAACTAACGGCCCTAAAGATAGCGCATGGCGCAAAATTTATAAATATTTGATGAACGGTGTTTCCCATATGTTGCCTTTTGTTATTGGTGGCGGCATATTGATTGCTTTATCTTTCTTGTTCGATAGTGCCAACGCCGGTACGCCACAATTCGGTACGGGAAATCCTTTATCTTCTTTCTTTAATCAAATCGGCGGTTTGTCTTTCGGTATGATGTTCCCTATTTTAGCGGGATATATCGCTATGGCTATTGCTGACCGTCCTGCTTTGATGCCCGGTATGGTGGGTGGCTTTTTGGCTAAGACGGGGTTGTCTCTTACTTTGCCTCAAGAATTATGGCAGCCCTCCGGCTTTTTAGGTGCTTTGGCGGCGGGTTTTTTGGCGGGTTATTTGATGTTGGCTCTGCGCAAATTGACCAGCCGTTTGCCTGCTTCTTTAGAAGGTATCAAGCCGATGCTCCTGTATCCGTTCTTGGGAATTTTGGGCATGGGGGCTATCATGGTTTTTGTGGTTAACCCTCCTATGGCTTGGCTCAATACCGGTATGAATGAATTTTTGGCCAGCATGAGCACCGGCAGTAAAGTGTTTTTGGGCCTTTTGTTAGGCGGTATGATGTCCGTAGATTTTGGTGGTCCTATTAATAAAACGGCTTATGTGTTTGGTACGGCTTCTTTAGCCAGCCAACAATATGACATCATGGCGGCCGTCATGGCCGGAGGTATGGTGCCTCCGTTGGCGATTGCTTTGAGCACGCTTTTCTTTAAAAACCGCTATACTAAAGCAGAAAGACAAACTACAGCCAGCAATTTTGTGATGGGCTTTTCGTTTATTACAGAAGGTGCCATTCCGTTTGCTGCCGCTGATCCGTTGCGTGTTATTCCTTCTTGTGCCATCGGGGCGGCCGTAGCCGGTGCGTTGAGTATGTGGTTTGGCTGTGGTTCTCCGGCTCCTCATGGTGGTATTTTTGTGGCAGGAGTTATGACTCATGCCGGATACTTTTTGGTTTCATTACTGGCAGGGTCTTTGGTAGGTATGTTCTTGTTGGCTTTACTGAAAAAACCGCTTCCGGTAGAAAAATAA
- the pfkB gene encoding 1-phosphofructokinase — protein sequence MIYTVTFNPSLDYVMFVPQLHVGEVSRAQRESIYPGGKGINVAVVMEQLGFACTALGFVAGYTGQAMLSMIKGHVSNTDFIVLPQGQSRINVKIKSTQESDVNGCGPKVSQENLEELQQRLDLLNKGDVLVLAGAVSAGLSTDTYQNILARLEQKEVLCVVDATGDLLKKSLKYKPFLIKPNAQELADLFGVSLHRQEDIIFYAKKAQDLGARNVLVSLGAEGALLVCEDGTVHTCPAVKLTGPVVNSVGAGDSMVAGFLAGWLRCQNYAKAMTLALSCGAACVMKEWLPERKDIQNLLDNAQDYSL from the coding sequence ATGATTTATACAGTGACTTTTAATCCTTCTTTGGACTATGTGATGTTTGTTCCTCAGTTGCACGTGGGTGAAGTAAGCCGTGCTCAGCGCGAAAGTATTTATCCCGGCGGAAAAGGAATCAATGTGGCCGTAGTAATGGAGCAGTTGGGGTTTGCCTGTACGGCATTGGGATTTGTGGCCGGATATACCGGTCAAGCCATGCTTTCTATGATTAAAGGGCATGTGTCAAATACTGATTTTATTGTTCTTCCGCAAGGGCAGAGCCGTATTAACGTAAAAATTAAATCTACACAAGAAAGTGATGTAAACGGTTGCGGACCGAAAGTATCGCAAGAAAATTTGGAAGAATTACAGCAACGTTTGGATTTGTTGAACAAGGGAGATGTTTTGGTCTTAGCCGGTGCAGTGTCTGCCGGTTTGTCTACGGATACCTATCAAAATATCTTGGCTCGTCTGGAGCAAAAAGAGGTGCTGTGTGTAGTGGATGCAACGGGCGATTTGCTGAAAAAATCTTTAAAATATAAACCCTTTTTGATAAAGCCCAATGCGCAGGAATTGGCGGATTTGTTTGGGGTTTCTTTGCATAGGCAAGAAGATATTATCTTCTACGCCAAAAAAGCACAAGATTTAGGTGCCAGAAACGTATTGGTTTCTTTGGGGGCCGAAGGGGCTTTGCTCGTGTGCGAAGATGGCACCGTACATACTTGTCCTGCCGTAAAACTGACAGGGCCGGTGGTAAATTCCGTCGGTGCCGGAGATAGCATGGTGGCCGGATTTTTAGCGGGTTGGTTGCGTTGCCAAAATTATGCCAAAGCCATGACTTTAGCTTTATCTTGCGGTGCTGCTTGCGTGATGAAAGAGTGGCTGCCCGAGAGAAAAGATATTCAAAATTTGTTAGATAATGCACAAGATTATTCTTTGTAA
- a CDS encoding sulfatase-like hydrolase/transferase — translation MKKNFSRRSSFLENFAQDALFFIFLLFMLSIYRAAFIFLFRDQLLATTTPQDILFTMWYGLRIGLKTAGAFFLPSFVLGTLLKQIFPSYKANKFRFLYGSFVILIFAFLFQTRLAYYQEFQNAFSPFIFNTVHDDMWAIVMTAIDQHHALGRSLVALLQAAGGCFILKYFLIFGKKLGEKCAASARKTLYVVLICIFLVPAAVFVRRGGSFDFNGSIYWKNAARMSQHLLNEAILDDIQALYKASRIYKQFAKMSADINAEDVRKAAAYLLGTDKYNEDSLIPFLEKKAQGAKIQKPQHIFVIVAENYMLWPLLKNYRHLPISKGIQSILQKENAILIDKFLPASNGTMFAITSILLGMPEINLLTANRPTAQEPYETALSVQLKKQGYKTRFFYGGFPSWENIGPFMKHQKMDESFYFADLGGEGSVWGVQDKTMLRNAAQKITPQPSFNLILTSTNHTPYTLDTKKEKELTDEKELKKLLPDDISDENLFLQRLQHFEYADHHLTDFVLKMYEKYPDSLFIITGDHAARWTLKDNPSLYERLSVPLVIFGKGISKQMLPAHAAASHMDIAATVLELILPKGTPYYALGEDILSRQTLGLHTYNWINPYALGTHNIKEYELLDAHFPPLSPQQQKEMEEKLKAYRIIAAWRILKGTELKD, via the coding sequence ATGAAAAAAAACTTTTCTCGTCGTTCTTCTTTCTTGGAAAACTTTGCACAGGATGCTTTGTTTTTCATCTTCTTGCTTTTTATGTTGTCTATATACAGGGCTGCATTTATCTTTCTTTTTAGAGATCAACTGCTAGCCACCACCACGCCACAGGATATTCTGTTCACCATGTGGTATGGTCTACGTATCGGACTTAAAACGGCAGGTGCTTTCTTTTTGCCATCATTTGTATTGGGCACTTTACTTAAACAGATTTTCCCCTCTTACAAGGCCAATAAATTCCGTTTTTTATACGGTAGTTTTGTTATTTTAATTTTTGCCTTTTTATTTCAAACGCGCCTAGCCTATTACCAAGAATTTCAAAATGCCTTTAGTCCTTTTATCTTCAATACCGTACACGATGATATGTGGGCTATTGTGATGACAGCCATTGACCAACATCATGCGCTGGGCCGATCTTTGGTGGCTCTTTTACAAGCGGCCGGAGGTTGCTTTATTCTTAAATATTTTTTGATTTTTGGCAAAAAATTGGGAGAAAAATGTGCCGCCTCTGCAAGAAAAACCTTATATGTGGTTTTGATTTGTATTTTTTTGGTTCCCGCTGCTGTATTTGTACGCAGAGGAGGCAGTTTTGATTTCAATGGCTCTATTTACTGGAAAAATGCCGCCCGCATGAGTCAACACCTGCTAAACGAAGCCATTTTAGATGACATACAAGCCCTTTACAAAGCCAGCCGTATTTATAAGCAATTTGCCAAAATGTCAGCCGATATCAACGCTGAAGATGTGAGAAAAGCAGCCGCCTACCTGTTAGGTACGGATAAGTATAATGAGGATTCTTTGATTCCCTTTTTAGAAAAAAAAGCACAAGGAGCCAAAATCCAAAAACCACAGCATATTTTCGTCATTGTAGCGGAAAACTATATGCTTTGGCCCTTATTAAAAAACTACCGTCATTTGCCTATTTCCAAAGGGATTCAATCCATTTTGCAAAAAGAGAATGCTATTTTGATTGACAAGTTTTTACCTGCCTCCAACGGAACGATGTTTGCCATCACTTCCATTTTATTGGGAATGCCGGAGATTAATTTGCTGACTGCCAATCGCCCTACCGCCCAAGAACCTTACGAAACTGCCCTTTCGGTGCAACTTAAAAAACAAGGCTATAAAACCCGCTTCTTCTATGGTGGTTTTCCATCTTGGGAAAATATTGGTCCTTTCATGAAACATCAAAAAATGGACGAATCTTTTTATTTTGCCGATTTAGGTGGAGAAGGAAGTGTGTGGGGGGTACAGGATAAAACGATGCTCAGAAATGCGGCGCAAAAAATTACGCCGCAACCTTCTTTTAATTTAATCCTTACCAGCACCAATCACACGCCTTACACTTTAGACACAAAAAAGGAAAAAGAACTGACGGACGAAAAAGAACTTAAGAAACTTCTTCCTGACGATATTTCCGATGAAAATCTGTTTCTCCAACGCTTACAACATTTTGAATATGCAGATCATCACTTAACGGATTTCGTTTTAAAGATGTACGAAAAATATCCCGACAGCCTTTTTATTATCACAGGAGACCATGCCGCACGTTGGACCTTGAAAGACAATCCTTCTCTTTACGAACGTTTGTCTGTGCCTTTGGTCATATTTGGAAAAGGAATTTCCAAACAAATGTTGCCTGCTCATGCTGCCGCCAGCCACATGGATATTGCCGCTACCGTTTTAGAATTAATACTGCCGAAAGGAACCCCTTATTATGCTTTGGGAGAGGATATTTTATCCCGACAAACACTAGGGTTGCATACTTATAATTGGATTAACCCATATGCCTTGGGTACACATAATATAAAAGAGTATGAGTTATTAGATGCTCATTTTCCCCCTCTTTCCCCGCAACAACAAAAAGAAATGGAAGAAAAACTCAAAGCCTACCGCATTATTGCCGCGTGGCGAATTTTAAAAGGAACAGAGTTGAAAGATTAA
- a CDS encoding HPr family phosphocarrier protein: MKEFSYVIQDKDGIHARPAGVLVKLANGFKSHVSISKAEKKGDLKRIFSVMALGAKQGDTVTVRVEGEDEEQASVALEEALKKNL, from the coding sequence ATGAAAGAATTCAGTTATGTAATTCAAGATAAAGATGGTATCCATGCTCGTCCTGCGGGTGTATTGGTGAAATTAGCCAATGGTTTTAAAAGCCATGTTTCTATTTCTAAAGCAGAGAAAAAAGGTGATTTGAAACGCATTTTTTCCGTTATGGCTTTGGGTGCCAAACAAGGCGATACGGTGACTGTTCGCGTAGAAGGTGAAGACGAAGAACAAGCATCCGTGGCTTTAGAAGAAGCTTTGAAAAAGAATTTATAA
- a CDS encoding S-methyl-5'-thioadenosine phosphorylase has translation MEILDKADIGVFGGSGFYSFLTDVEEVKISTPYGETSDSVFISKIGNHRVAFMPRHGRKHTIPPHLINYRANVWAMKHLGCKRVISPCAAGSLQADIKPGDFVICDQFVDWTDGRKSTFLEGPFVQHPSPVDTYCPQMRAATKETAKQLNIHLHETGTMVVINGPRFSTKAESSFFTKQGWHVIGMTAFPENYLVKEMNMCPLNISLITDYDAGINGDMPPVSHEEVLKVFNKNVENLKALLFQMIEKLPAEVSACQCASSVQLD, from the coding sequence ATGGAAATATTGGACAAAGCAGATATCGGTGTTTTTGGTGGATCCGGATTTTATAGTTTTTTAACCGACGTGGAAGAAGTAAAAATTTCCACCCCGTACGGAGAAACCAGCGACAGTGTTTTTATCAGCAAAATCGGTAATCATCGCGTGGCATTTATGCCGCGTCATGGCAGAAAACATACCATTCCTCCCCACTTGATTAACTATCGGGCCAATGTGTGGGCGATGAAACATTTAGGTTGCAAAAGAGTTATTTCTCCTTGTGCTGCAGGTAGTTTGCAAGCGGATATAAAGCCGGGTGATTTTGTAATTTGTGACCAATTTGTAGATTGGACTGATGGCAGAAAATCTACTTTCTTGGAAGGCCCGTTTGTTCAGCATCCTTCTCCGGTGGACACCTATTGTCCGCAAATGCGTGCGGCCACTAAAGAAACGGCTAAACAACTAAATATCCATCTGCATGAAACGGGTACGATGGTGGTGATTAATGGGCCACGTTTTTCTACAAAGGCCGAGTCTTCTTTTTTCACCAAACAAGGTTGGCATGTGATCGGAATGACGGCTTTTCCGGAGAATTATCTTGTGAAAGAAATGAATATGTGCCCTTTGAATATTTCTTTAATTACCGACTATGATGCCGGTATCAACGGAGATATGCCGCCGGTATCTCATGAAGAAGTGTTGAAAGTTTTTAATAAAAATGTAGAAAACTTAAAAGCATTGCTTTTTCAAATGATTGAAAAATTGCCGGCAGAAGTTTCCGCTTGTCAGTGTGCATCTTCTGTACAGTTGGATTAA
- the zupT gene encoding zinc transporter ZupT yields the protein MNESVLCALFLSFLAGAATSVGGLLSFVVKKNNFAALALGLGFSAGVMLYVSFMEMMPEAKSSLVNLYGENAGAWLSVGLFFGGIVLAWLIDRFMPSHHIEADALEKKNKLKHLGLFTAMALAIHNFPEGLATFMASMENITLGISIAVAVAVHNIPEGIAVALPVYHATGSKSKAFWYSCLSGMAEPLGALLGFIIFRSILHGAAFGVMFAMVAGIMVYISLDELLPTAHEYGDGHRVIWGVIGGMMIMALSLLIF from the coding sequence ATGAATGAATCAGTTTTATGTGCGCTTTTTCTTAGTTTTTTAGCTGGAGCAGCCACCAGTGTGGGAGGACTGCTTTCTTTCGTCGTTAAGAAAAATAATTTTGCAGCGCTGGCCTTAGGGTTGGGTTTTTCTGCCGGAGTTATGCTATATGTTTCTTTTATGGAAATGATGCCGGAGGCTAAAAGTTCTTTAGTCAATTTGTATGGAGAAAATGCTGGCGCGTGGTTGAGTGTGGGGTTATTTTTTGGTGGGATAGTTTTGGCTTGGTTAATAGACCGTTTTATGCCCTCTCATCATATTGAAGCAGATGCTTTGGAAAAGAAAAATAAACTCAAACATTTAGGCCTTTTTACGGCAATGGCATTGGCTATTCACAACTTTCCCGAAGGCTTGGCTACTTTTATGGCTTCTATGGAAAATATCACACTGGGTATTTCCATTGCCGTAGCGGTGGCGGTGCATAATATTCCCGAAGGAATTGCCGTTGCGTTGCCTGTTTATCATGCTACGGGCAGCAAAAGCAAAGCTTTTTGGTATAGCTGTCTTTCAGGCATGGCGGAGCCTTTGGGGGCTTTGCTTGGATTTATTATTTTTCGTTCTATTCTGCATGGAGCTGCTTTTGGCGTGATGTTTGCCATGGTGGCCGGTATCATGGTGTACATTTCTTTAGATGAACTGTTGCCCACTGCTCACGAATATGGTGACGGGCATCGGGTGATCTGGGGAGTTATCGGCGGAATGATGATAATGGCCTTGTCTTTGCTAATTTTTTAA
- the ptsP gene encoding phosphoenolpyruvate--protein phosphotransferase — MKELQGTGVFNGVVVGPVYFYTPGRCAVSDEKVTDVEPELARFEIARLRAQRQLKNLYDQALAQAGEESAAIFDIHQMMLDDQDYIDSVHGLIEKGHDNAARAVQKTGARFARVFSEMDDEYMQARSADVLDISRRVIQILCGAEGETPGLEVPSIILADDLTPSQSMQFEREKVLAFATAKGSACSHMAILSRTKAIPAIVGLGEEANAQWHGKTAILDGEKGLLLIEPDEDTLAQAKAKIQQQEQEAKELEALKGTEDRTHDGREIKLFANVGNVEELKDALARDARGVGLFRTEFLYLQSSDYPSEEEQFRVYRQAAQLMNGKKIIFRTLDIGADKNAPYFDLPKEDNPALGLRAVRLCLARPDLFKTQLRALLRASVYGNVSIMYPMITSVSEVMQVKEMVGKVKEELRAEQVPFNEHIETGIMIETPAAALVSDELAPLVDFFSVGTNDLTQYTCALDRQNQSLDRFLDIHHPAVLRLIELAAKNAHAAGKWIGICGELGGDLTLTETFLKMGIDELSVSAPKVLPLRRKIQSL, encoded by the coding sequence ATGAAAGAACTGCAAGGAACGGGCGTTTTTAATGGAGTAGTAGTCGGTCCGGTGTATTTTTATACGCCGGGTCGTTGTGCTGTGTCTGATGAAAAAGTGACAGATGTAGAGCCGGAATTGGCCCGCTTTGAAATTGCCCGCTTGCGGGCGCAACGCCAGCTAAAAAATTTATACGATCAGGCTCTTGCTCAAGCCGGCGAAGAAAGCGCCGCCATTTTTGATATACATCAAATGATGCTCGATGACCAAGATTATATTGATTCTGTACATGGTCTTATCGAGAAAGGGCATGATAATGCTGCTCGTGCCGTTCAAAAAACGGGGGCCCGTTTTGCACGTGTGTTTTCTGAAATGGACGATGAATATATGCAAGCTCGTTCTGCCGATGTGTTGGATATTTCTCGTCGTGTTATTCAGATTTTATGCGGAGCAGAGGGGGAGACGCCGGGATTGGAAGTGCCTTCCATTATTCTTGCAGATGATTTAACGCCCAGCCAAAGCATGCAGTTTGAGCGAGAGAAAGTATTGGCTTTTGCCACTGCCAAAGGTTCTGCTTGCTCTCACATGGCCATTTTGTCCCGTACCAAAGCCATACCGGCTATTGTCGGATTGGGAGAAGAAGCCAATGCCCAGTGGCATGGAAAAACCGCTATTTTAGACGGTGAAAAAGGCCTTTTGTTAATTGAACCGGATGAAGATACGTTGGCTCAAGCAAAAGCCAAAATACAACAACAAGAGCAAGAGGCTAAAGAGTTGGAAGCCCTGAAAGGGACGGAAGACCGCACCCATGACGGACGGGAGATAAAACTTTTTGCTAACGTGGGGAACGTGGAAGAATTAAAAGATGCTTTAGCCCGCGATGCGCGTGGAGTGGGGCTTTTCCGTACGGAATTTTTATATTTGCAATCTTCCGATTATCCTTCGGAGGAGGAACAATTCCGCGTCTATCGTCAGGCGGCACAATTAATGAACGGAAAGAAAATTATTTTCCGGACATTGGATATCGGTGCCGATAAGAATGCTCCTTATTTTGATTTACCAAAAGAAGACAACCCTGCCTTAGGATTGCGTGCGGTACGCTTGTGTTTGGCCAGACCGGATTTGTTTAAAACGCAGTTGCGTGCTTTATTACGTGCGTCTGTTTACGGAAATGTGTCCATTATGTATCCCATGATTACTTCTGTTTCTGAAGTAATGCAAGTAAAGGAAATGGTGGGTAAGGTAAAAGAAGAATTACGCGCCGAACAAGTGCCTTTTAATGAGCATATAGAAACAGGTATTATGATTGAAACACCGGCGGCGGCTTTGGTTAGTGATGAGTTGGCCCCCTTAGTGGATTTCTTTAGTGTCGGAACGAATGATTTGACGCAGTATACTTGTGCTTTAGACCGTCAAAATCAAAGTTTGGACCGTTTTTTAGATATTCATCATCCGGCTGTTTTGCGCTTGATAGAATTGGCTGCTAAAAATGCCCATGCAGCCGGAAAATGGATTGGCATTTGTGGTGAGTTAGGCGGAGATTTAACGCTGACGGAAACTTTCCTTAAAATGGGAATTGATGAATTATCCGTATCTGCGCCGAAGGTATTACCACTGCGCCGTAAGATACAAAGTTTGTAA
- a CDS encoding sigma-70 family RNA polymerase sigma factor → MNFDEVYNRLFKAVLAYVRGRLNCQQSAEEVCSLIWQKAWDKQEQFNPEKGIVDQWIFGIARNEVNKYFTIWRIKRFFSLAEEEENLVSADPTPFEIMEQTEKNAMLLQAFSRLNPRERDLISLKYFAHFNNRQIAQMSGLSESNVGTILNRAIQKLRVYMEAL, encoded by the coding sequence ATGAATTTTGATGAAGTTTATAATCGTTTGTTTAAAGCGGTGCTTGCCTATGTAAGAGGACGGCTGAATTGTCAGCAAAGTGCAGAAGAAGTATGCTCTTTGATTTGGCAAAAAGCATGGGACAAGCAAGAGCAATTTAATCCTGAGAAGGGAATAGTGGACCAATGGATTTTTGGTATTGCCCGTAATGAGGTTAATAAGTATTTCACCATTTGGCGTATTAAGCGATTTTTTTCTTTAGCCGAAGAAGAGGAAAATTTGGTTTCAGCAGATCCCACTCCTTTTGAAATAATGGAACAAACGGAAAAAAATGCTATGCTGCTGCAGGCGTTTTCTCGGCTAAATCCACGGGAGAGAGATTTGATTTCTTTAAAATATTTTGCTCATTTTAATAACCGTCAAATTGCTCAAATGAGCGGACTAAGTGAAAGTAATGTAGGAACCATTTTAAATCGGGCTATACAAAAATTACGGGTTTATATGGAGGCATTATGA